Proteins encoded by one window of Vitis riparia cultivar Riparia Gloire de Montpellier isolate 1030 chromosome 11, EGFV_Vit.rip_1.0, whole genome shotgun sequence:
- the LOC117925641 gene encoding 9-cis-epoxycarotenoid dioxygenase NCED2, chloroplastic has product MASSTAPTSNTTVTWAGAHHHKLHSSSSSLLDLGFPSKSIPFRKPNSRRGNAIHCAALQSHSVLHYPRQPFHPKEFSKDDFPENQITQPPQWNFLQRAAALALDRAESALVSHERQHPLPKTADPRVQIAGNFAPVPEQPVCHSLPVSGTIPDCINGVYLRNGANPLFEPVAGHHFFDGDGMVHAVTLNGGSASYACRFTETQRLVQERKLGRPVFPKAIGELHGHSGIARLLLFYARGLFGLVDHNHGTGVANAGLVYFNQRLLAMSEDDLPYQVRIKPSGDLETVGRYDFDKQLRSTMIAHPKVDPVSGELFALSYDVVQKPYLKYFHFSPGGHKSPDVEIPIAGPTMMHDFAITENYVVIPDQQVVFKLQEMITGGSPVIYDKTKKSRFGILAKNAQTASDIIWVESPDTFCFHLWNAWEEPETNEVVVIGSCMTPADSIFNECEENLQSVLSEIRLNLKTGESTRRPIVPASEQVNLEAGMVNRTRLGRKTQYAYLAIAEPWPKVSGFAKVDLSTGDVQKYQYGDQRYGGEPYFVHKDPTSEREDDGYILAFVHDEKTWKSELHIVNAMNLQLEATVKLPSRVPYGFHGTFVNSEDLANQA; this is encoded by the coding sequence ATGGCTTCTTCTACTGCCCCCACCAGCAACACTACTGTCACATGGGCCGGAGCCCATCATCATAAGCTtcactcttcttcttcctcactACTTGATTTGGGCTTCCCTTCAAAGTCCATCCCCTTCAGGAAGCCCAATAGTAGAAGAGGGAACGCCATTCACTGTGCTGCTCTGCAGTCTCATTCCGTGCTTCATTACCCAAGACAACCCTTCCATCCGAAGGAATTCTCCAAAGACGACTTCCCTGAAAACCAGATAACTCAGCCACCGCAGTGGAATTTTTTGCAGAGAGCAGCGGCCTTGGCCTTGGACAGGGCCGAGAGCGCCTTGGTCTCACATGAGCGCCAACACCCTCTTCCTAAAACCGCCGACCCCCGTGTTCAAATTGCCGGAAACTTCGCTCCCGTGCCGGAGCAACCTGTCTGTCACTCTCTTCCTGTCTCCGGCACCATCCCTGATTGCATTAATGGAGTTTATCTGCGAAACGGCGCCAACCCACTGTTCGAGCCTGTCGCTGGGCATCACTTCTTCGATGGCGACGGTATGGTTCACGCAGTCACCCTTAATGGCGGTTCCGCGAGCTACGCTTGCCGTTTCACCGAAACACAGAGACTGGTCCAGGAGCGAAAGCTCGGCCGCCCGGTGTTCCCCAAGGCCATAGGCGAGCTCCATGGTCACTCCGGCATCGCTCGCCTCCTCCTCTTCTATGCCCGAGGGCTATTTGGCCTCGTCGATCACAATCACGGCACTGGAGTGGCTAACGCTGGCTTGGTGTACTTCAATCAGAGACTCTTGGCCATGTCGGAAGATGACCTCCCATACCAAGTGCGAATCAAGCCCTCCGGCGACCTCGAGACTGTCGGCCGATACGACTTCGACAAGCAGCTCCGGTCCACCATGATCGCTCACCCGAAAGTCGACCCAGTCTCCGGCGAACTCTTCGCTCTAAGCTACGACGTTGTTCAGAAGCCGTATCTCAAGTACTTCCACTTCTCCCCAGGGGGTCACAAGTCTCCGGACGTTGAAATCCCAATTGCAGGCCCCACCATGATGCACGACTTCGCCATCACAGAGAATTACGTAGTGATTCCAGACCAGCAAGTGGTTttcaaacttcaagaaatgatcACCGGAGGTTCCCCTGTTATCTACGACAAAACCAAGAAATCTCGGTTTGGAATTCTCGCCAAAAATGCTCAAACCGCCTCTGATATCATTTGGGTGGAATCACCAGACACCTTCTGCTTCCACCTCTGGAATGCTTGGGAGGAGCCGGAGACCAACGAAGTGGTGGTGATCGGGTCATGCATGACGCCCGCGGACTCCATTTTTAACGAATGCGAGGAGAATTTACAGAGCGTGCTATCAGAGATCAGGCTCAATTTGAAAACCGGTGAGTCCACTCGCCGCCCCATAGTTCCGGCGTCGGAGCAAGTGAACCTGGAAGCAGGCATGGTGAATCGAACCCGACTCGGACGAAAAACCCAATACGCCTATCTCGCCATTGCCGAGCCATGGCCCAAGGTTTCGGGTTTTGCCAAGGTGGACCTGTCCACGGGAGATGTTCAGAAGTACCAGTACGGCGACCAAAGGTACGGCGGGGAACCATACTTTGTCCACAAGGACCCCACATCAGAAAGAGAAGACGATGGTTACATATTGGCCTTTGTCCACGACGAGAAGACATGGAAATCAGAGCTTCATATAGTTAACGCCATGAATTTACAGCTGGAAGCCACAGTCAAACTGCCTTCTAGAGTTCCATACGGGTTTCATGGGACGTTCGTAAACTCAGAAGACTTGGCAAATCAAGCTTAG